The following are encoded in a window of Nostoc sp. UHCC 0302 genomic DNA:
- a CDS encoding DUF3611 family protein, with the protein MFNFLNLEEANPTPQQIARSLRWLGWIGFWLQALLGFIPLLVVVTTVIFNPGRRQSSGFSFGIGLAIVCLVILIFSIYWCFRYTQLAKKLEISQMRPAKSQVSQDIKLGLIANIAIMVFAVLIALSRVGELTFKMLILPQGSTVITPNPTTTMLTQGAMITPSNMIAIQAMVNAISAGLVGTIVALLLLYQIGQHHNPQD; encoded by the coding sequence ATGTTTAATTTTCTTAACCTTGAAGAGGCTAACCCAACTCCCCAGCAGATTGCCCGTTCTTTACGCTGGCTAGGCTGGATTGGTTTCTGGTTGCAAGCTTTACTTGGCTTCATTCCACTCCTTGTGGTAGTTACAACTGTTATATTTAATCCCGGACGAAGGCAAAGTAGCGGATTTTCTTTTGGTATCGGGTTGGCGATTGTGTGCTTGGTGATTTTAATATTCAGTATTTACTGGTGTTTTCGCTATACACAATTGGCAAAAAAATTAGAAATTTCACAGATGCGTCCAGCCAAGTCTCAAGTGAGCCAAGATATAAAGTTAGGACTAATTGCTAATATTGCAATCATGGTGTTTGCAGTGTTAATTGCCTTGTCGCGAGTAGGTGAATTGACTTTTAAGATGTTGATTTTACCTCAAGGTTCGACCGTGATTACCCCCAATCCAACTACAACAATGCTAACCCAGGGAGCAATGATTACCCCATCTAATATGATTGCGATTCAAGCGATGGTTAATGCGATCTCAGCCGGATTAGTTGGAACTATTGTGGCATTGCTGTTACTTTACCAAATCGGGCAACATCACAATCCCCAAGATTGA